From the genome of Pleuronectes platessa chromosome 12, fPlePla1.1, whole genome shotgun sequence:
TTAAAGCTTATTGCAGACTGAGCAATATTCAAGTGCTGCTGGAAATGAGATGCATGGAATTCATGGCTGATAGGCCGTCAAGCATTTATGACCTGTATAATGCATGTCAAAGCATCTTGCAGGAATGTGGGCATTCCAAAACTGCTGGGTGTATTGATCCCTCAGTGCTAATTAGAGCTGTAGCTGATAAATACCGGTGACTACTGCAAAGTCATGAGACCTAAGAATTAATGCCATTTGTACCATTACCCACAGAAGACAAAGCCAGGTGTTAGTGGGTCTTTTGTCCAGTGTGAAAGGAGCTTTTTCTGAGCTCATGTGTAGATGCACAGTGACTAGTCAGTGtccaacattaactttaaacaTACAGGCATGTATCCACATGCGGTAGTTAAGTCCCTTTTTTAGTACAGTACCATGGCTTGATTCTTGTTTTTGCCCTTTTCAGCAAGAGCGTGAGGAGAACAGCCAGCTGGCAATTGCTGCTTACCTGAAAAATGGACGTAAAGATCACCAGCGCATCCTGGCTCGCAGACAGACCATTGAAGAGCgtaaggagaagctggagagcCTGAACATCCAGCGTGAAAAGGAGGAACTGGAACAGCGGGAAGCTGAGATGCAGAAAGTCCGAAAGGCTGAAGAGGAGCGTCTCCGCCAGGaggccaaagagagagagaaggagcgcATCATGCAGGAGCATGAGCAGATCAAAAAGAAAACTGTCCGTGAACGACTGGAGCAGATCAAGAAGACTGAACTTGGGGCCAAGGCCTTCAAAGACATTGATATTGAGGTAAAACATAGTGAAAGTAACCTGAATAAACATGAACTCCATGTGTCAGAAATGGGTCAGTTCGATATTAAATTTAAATCATGAGAATAACAAATCTGTTTTACaggacctggaggagctggatccCGACTTCATCATGGCAAaacaggtggagcagctggagaaggagaagagggaacTCCAAGAGCGTCTGAAGAACCAGGAGAAGAAGGTAACTGAGTGAGAGATCCCTCCATCACAGGTGTTGAGTATCTCATAACTTATTTAGTGAATTTGACACTTTTTCCCTCCAGATTGACTACTTTGAGAGAGCAAAACGCCTCGAGGAGATTCCTCTCATCAAACAAGCCTATGAGGAGCAGCGCATCAAGGACATGGAACTGTgggagctccaggaggaggagagggtagGTTGAAAAAAGACCTGTTTTGTCAATCATTTTACAAATTTGAAACTAGGAAATTCAACACTTCAAATTCCAGAATGTAATAATTTTGCCTCTTGTTGTAGATCAGTAACATGAAAGTTGAACGGGAGAAAGCTCTGGAGCACAAAAACCGCATGTCCAGGATGATGGAGGACAAAGAGAGCTTTTTGTCTAAAATAACTGATGCCAGGAGCTTCATTTATGAGGTAATtcaatttaactttatttttgtattgcCAAATCAGAACTTCCATTATCCTAAGGCCCTTTAGAGTGAGGTACCGACCCAACATTATAGAGATAACCCCAAGAGCCAAATACAGCTTCGACCCGTTGGGTTGAGGGTAGAAACCATTCAGTCATTTCACAAGGCTATACTGACAACTTGTGATCTAAGCAGTGCTCTAATGTTCACTTCTGTCTTTTCAAGGAAAAACTCGAAACTTTCCAGAAGCGTTTGgttgaggagaggaagaagcgtctggaagagaggaagaggcagcGCAAAGAAGACAGGCGTAATACTTACTACCGcgacaaagaggaagaggaacagcGTATCCACGAGGAATCTCTCAAGAAAGGTAAAACATCTCTGTTTGCAAATCTGCATGGGGACAAGGAAACTTGTCACAATAAAGGAATGGTAGCGTTGCATGTTCCACAGGAAACGGACGCttacaaagagaagaaaaagaaggaaactGCTAGAAGTGGGCAGTTGTGGTTGATTGGTTGTATTGAGTTTTTGCCaaacataacattttcattttgccaGTCACATACATGGTAACTGAAGCCATCATAACAAAGTGTATAAATAGACTAGGATAAAGGTTTCAATCAGGAAATTGTTGGTCAACTTGAATCATTAGTTGCTTTCAGTCATACACTGATTCCTGAGGGCTTCCTGAGTTTCTGCTGGGTGTTGTTCCTGGCCCCATAttataaagtctgcagaaactcaGGAGCTGATATGAGAACACAGGAGGAGATCCTTAGCAGAATTCAGGatttgttgctgctgtgaaTCCGTCTGAATGGAGAATCTCCAGCTACGTTATGTATATGTTCAAATGGAAAACTCCGGACACAGTCCCGACCCAGTTCCTCCACAGGTCGTGTTTGAAAACGGCTTTTGAGAAAATGTTCTGATTGTGCGAGCAAGTGTGTGGCATATTACTGTTTAATATCTGCAAAGAGCGTACAAGTTAATGTAGTTTGAACAAGcctcaatttatttttctatttatgtTACAGAGCGAGAAGAACGTGAACGTGTGGAAAATGAGgcgcgagaggaggaggacagggagtACCAGGAGAAACTGCGCAAACTCGAAGAGCAGGAACGTAAGCAGCGTGCTCGTCAGCAGGAGATCGAGGAGCGGGAGCGCCGTCGTGACGAGGAGAAGAAGACTCCAACAGAGGAGAGAACCAAGGTACAAATCAGCTTTATTTTTAACTGATGGGTGAGCTGACAGTTGGATGCAAATATGTTGTAATTAGTTGAAAAtcactgattgttttttttctgcattcTGAAATACCAAACCAGATATAGGCTGAATTCCCAGATTAACAAGTTACTCAAATGTTCATGGAATAGTAATGTTGCACATTTATACTGAGTGATGTGTAAGGGTTCCTTGTCTGATGATAAATTAGGTTGAATAAAAAGTTGGAGTGTTCCCATTTTGACAACACAATGCGTCTTTATGTTTTGCTCACACAGGATTGGGGTGGTGAaaaggaggagggatggaggaggcgTGGAGAAGGAGGTGACTCAGAATGGCGACGTGCTGTGCCTGACAGGTTTGTGTTGGTAACTCATCTTATATCTAATTGTTTCCATTTATCCAAGAAAAGCTACACTAACATTACCtctcctcactcttcctctTAGGGAGCGGACACAGGAAGGCGAAGATGAAGAGAGCGAGGACAAGCGAGTTGAAGCTCCCCGCAGGGTCTTAGATGAGAGGGCACCCCGTCGTGAGGAGGATCGTCCTGTACGCAGAGGCTTTGATGAAGATCGTCCTGCACGCAGGGGCTTTGATGATGATCGTCCTGTACGCAGAGGCTTTGATGAAGATCGTCCCGCACGCAGAGCCTTTGATGAAGATCGTCCCGCACGCAGAGCCTTTGACGATGATCGTCCTGTACGCAGAGGTTTTGATGAGGATCGTCCTGTACGCAGAGTATTTGACGATGATCGTCCTGCACGCAGAGGTTTCGACGATGACCGTGGGGCCAGGCGTGGCTTTGACGATGATCGCGGTCCTCGCAGAGGCATGGAGGACTCAAGGGCTCCCAGGCGTGGGGCTGATGATGATTGGGGccccagaagaggaggaggaggagatgaggatggAGCTGGAAGGAGAGGCATGGATGAGGGGCCGCGTCGCGGTGGTGAAGATCCCAAAGCATGGAAACCCCTAGGTAGAGCTGGTAAGTCTGCAGCTTGTAAGTGACTAATGTGTTACATTGATCAGTAAGGGTGTTCCGATCAGGGTTTTTGATTCGCGTATTCCACCTTCGctgtcagcagctgctggagtgACGCTGTGGTGGATTTTATAATTGAACTAAATGAGTAGGACACACACTTAAACTTTCTCTGATGTTggaaaatgttatgttttcacatGACAGATAGATGACGAGGAAAGCCGTTGATaccagagaaaaaataaatgcgTTCTGTTTGCACCACACATCCTGTCCTGCCGGGCTGTGACAGACTCTCAACCGGGACTCGCACACAGCGGACTGCAGTAGAGGAGGTTATACAACCCGATCAAACACACCACTCATGATAGAATTCCCAGCCCAATATACAGATGAACAAATAAGTCACCCTGGTTGCCAAGAACAAATctgtttaagaaaaaaaaaaaagacgaaaTGCGTTTGAACCTACACTACTGAGCTAACACAGTCACATACCTAACCTGATTAGCTCCTCTGATAAGCGTTTATAGAGCTCGGCGATTAGAGGTAATATTGGCCAATAGCGATCTGTGGCCGATCAATCTCACAACCCCTTATTTATCAGTGGACTAGTCAGCAATTGTGTTTAGTTGTAATGTTTACCAGGACACTGTACCAATGTCTCAGCGGCAGGTGGATGGCGTGAGAGGGAGAAGGCCCGAGAGGACAGCTGGGGACCTCCCCGTGATGATGCCCAAGGTGATGGAGAAGAGGCCGTAGAAGAGGAAAGCTCCAAAGACCGTCCTCCTCCACAAAGGTGGGCCTGACAGAAATCTCTATGTTGATAATATTTATCAATTTTTTGATAAATacagaggtgtttttttttttagtgagCTGTAAGTGATGTGTCACTGTATTTACAGAGAGGAAAGTGTCTGGAGGAGACCAGGTAGTGAGGAGggaggtggcggcggcggcggcggtggctgGAGAGAATCTCGAAAGGAGGACACCGGCCGGGTCGAGCGTGTTGAGCGTGTCGAGCGGGTGGAGCGTGTTGAACGGGTCGAGCGTGTTGAACGGGTTGATCGCGAGGACCGCCGTGATAGAGACCGCCAGGATGACCGCGAACAAAGAGCCCCAGCATCCAGCCAGGATGAAGGTAAACAGCTGGATTGAGGGATACAAAAATGTTTGTGGAGTTATTGACATGCAGCTTATGGCTGAACAAACCCGAAGAGACTCCTCTAAACTTGCCTCCAAATAGATTCATCAGGTTATCAAATAGAATAAACTCCCTTAAGTGGATGGTTCCTTTTATTTAGCACTCATGTGTAACAAAAATAATTTGGTACCCTGTAGTGATGTATTCAGCCAGCAGGGGTCGATGTTGATGCACGTACCCATTCCAACACCGAACTGGACTAATACACATTTTATAACCTCAGTTATATTCTGAAACCAACATAAACTAATGATTATCTTTGTTTCTTTAGGAAGCTCATGGCGTCGTGGAGGtgaagaaaagaaggaggagagggaccgTCCCACAGAGGACCCGGAACAAGAGCCTGGTGATGCTGACAAAGAAATCCCTCGTCGCATCAAGAATGAGACCGATGATGATGGGTGGACCACTGTCCGCCGCTGAGCAACAGTTTTTCCATCTCTTTGGCTCATGTCATGATAAATTGGTTTtggaaaacaaatttaattacCCAGTTATAGCCACAGTGGTGAATCAACGGCTACAAGCTTCTGATATTCATATGTGTTATTCCTTTGGATGAAATATTTGTAGACGGTAGTTATCCCGGGATcgtttccttttattttaattttgaatTTCAGCTGTTCTGACAAAGAGGCTCTCCACCACTTCAAAAATGTCAGCTAATGAACTTCTGTGCACTTAGGCCTCATGATCTATATCTAAACATGACTGCCCCTAGTGGTTAGGAGTGTTCTTACCTAATATGAGAAGAGAAGCTGATACAACTGAAAAACTATTTTCAACTTCCAATGCAAACTCAGTCTATCACCAAATGCCTCTTTTAAACAACTAACCTTTGCGTAAACATTGTTATGACAAAGATACAACACTTAAAAATACTAACAGTCATCAGCCTCACTGATatcttctcttcctgtttcaGATTCTTCTTCATGACCTAGCGGAATTTGCCATTTAGATGCGTTTGCTTCAGTTTTCAATTGGTCTCGCTCATATCCTGTGTGCGCTTCTGTCTTGCTGCAATTGATAACATACCAGGTTGCATGTGTACAGATGAAGCCTTTATTAATAAAGATGTTTGCTCACCACATACAGTTTGTGTTCATTTAGTCTGATACTTGCTTTGTACATTAGATGTATATTCAGTTGCTTCAAACAGTGAGGTCGCAAACATTGCCGGGTTTGAGGGAATCACTGACTAGCATCTTGGGGGGGAAGGAACTGATATTACTATTTATTGTAAACATAAATACTAACTGGTGCCGCTATAAGCAATGGCATATTTACATCTGTGGGTATCACTCATTTTTattataacaaccagtctgacaggGTTTAATAATGAAAGTGAACTGTTCTTGGttgctctgtctcttctctcccctcttttccacccacgTCTCCTCTCTACCCCATTTCTTTCTCCTCACTCCTTCCAGTAGAGGCAGACACCAACATGGTTCTGTTACGACCCTTGTTGAAAGTTTTACCACTGTTGCCGAGCGTTAGTTCATTGTGGGTTTCTCTATAACAATATAGACCATGAGAAACATCACATTGTAAAGTGCCTGGAGATAATGTATTGATTAGCCTGTGTCAGTTATTTGGTTCAAAACCCAAGAAGTAGACTGCATTAAGATGTCATTGCAGCTCCTTCTACAATCTTTGCTAGTGTCTGTACTAGTGATGTGGGTGAATTATAGTGTATTAATAGTGGACAATTGAAGTGATGAAGACTTGTCACTGACACAGTCTGAGATCCTGTGCCAGCCCTAACGTCTACATGGTGCAACCACCAGTGAAAGTGAGCTGTTGTTCGTTTTGTTGGAAACTTGCTGGATCTCTGCTCTCCAGAGACTCAAGGCTCCTCTGAGCTACCATGTTGCAACCACCAGAGGTCCTTACAGCACCGTGGAGAGGTCTCTAACGCCTCCCTGTCACAGCGTGGTGGTTCGTGTCAGTGACCAGCAGTGAAGACAATGTCAAACTACACAAAATATTAACACGCAGCCCGGAGTCATGTGCGGGGACCGTCTACAAACCAGTGTCTTGCTGTTGGGTAATAAAGGTTAGGGTTATATCACGCAGGCAAAATCATTTTCCCTTGAAAAACGTGTATGGTTTAAATTCAACTTCTGTGGCCCTACATATAGACATGAAGTACTAAAATGTATagtacaaataataaaataataactgtGTGGATCATGGTAAGACACGGAGATATTGTAATTAGACAATATCACACAATAATAGCTCTATTTTAGTTAAAATATTAAGcaagttaaaataaaactcC
Proteins encoded in this window:
- the eif3s10 gene encoding eukaryotic translation initiation factor 3 subunit A isoform X2 — its product is MPAYFQRPENALKRANEFLEVGKKQPALDVLYDVIKSKKHRTWQKIHEPIMLKYLELCVDLRKSHLAKEGLYQYKNICQQVNIKSLEDVVRAYLKLAEEKTETAKGESQQMVLDIEDLDNIQTPESVLLSAVSGEDTQDRTDRLLLTPWVKFLWESYRQCLDLLRNNSKVERLYHDIAQQAFKFCLQYTRKAEFRKLCDNLRMHLGQIQRHHNQSTAINLNNPESQSMHLETRLVQLDSAISMELWQEAFKAVEDIHGLFALSKKPPKPQLMANYYNKVSTVFWKSGNALFHACTLHRLYHLSREMRKNLTQDEMQRMSTRVLLATLSIPITPERTDIARLLDMDGIIVEKQRRLATLLGLQSPPTRQSLINDMVRFNLLQYIVPDVKELYNWLEVDFHPLKLSGRVTKVLNWVKDQAEKEADLQQYVPHLQNNTILRLLQQVAQIYQSIEFSRLATLVPFVDAFQLERSIVDAARHCDLQVRIDHTSRTLSFGSDLNYSTKEDAPVGPFLQNMPSAQIRNQLTAMSSSLAKAIQVIKPASLLQEREENSQLAIAAYLKNGRKDHQRILARRQTIEERKEKLESLNIQREKEELEQREAEMQKVRKAEEERLRQEAKEREKERIMQEHEQIKKKTVRERLEQIKKTELGAKAFKDIDIEDLEELDPDFIMAKQVEQLEKEKRELQERLKNQEKKIDYFERAKRLEEIPLIKQAYEEQRIKDMELWELQEEERISNMKVEREKALEHKNRMSRMMEDKESFLSKITDARSFIYEEKLETFQKRLVEERKKRLEERKRQRKEDRRNTYYRDKEEEEQRIHEESLKKEREERERVENEAREEEDREYQEKLRKLEEQERKQRARQQEIEERERRRDEEKKTPTEERTKDWGGEKEEGWRRRGEGGDSEWRRAVPDRERTQEGEDEESEDKRVEAPRRVLDERAPRREEDRPVRRGFDEDRPARRGFDDDRPVRRGFDEDRPARRAFDEDRPARRAFDDDRPVRRGFDEDRPVRRVFDDDRPARRGFDDDRGARRGFDDDRGPRRGMEDSRAPRRGADDDWGPRRGGGGDEDGAGRRGMDEGPRRGGEDPKAWKPLGRADR
- the eif3s10 gene encoding eukaryotic translation initiation factor 3 subunit A isoform X1, yielding MPAYFQRPENALKRANEFLEVGKKQPALDVLYDVIKSKKHRTWQKIHEPIMLKYLELCVDLRKSHLAKEGLYQYKNICQQVNIKSLEDVVRAYLKLAEEKTETAKGESQQMVLDIEDLDNIQTPESVLLSAVSGEDTQDRTDRLLLTPWVKFLWESYRQCLDLLRNNSKVERLYHDIAQQAFKFCLQYTRKAEFRKLCDNLRMHLGQIQRHHNQSTAINLNNPESQSMHLETRLVQLDSAISMELWQEAFKAVEDIHGLFALSKKPPKPQLMANYYNKVSTVFWKSGNALFHACTLHRLYHLSREMRKNLTQDEMQRMSTRVLLATLSIPITPERTDIARLLDMDGIIVEKQRRLATLLGLQSPPTRQSLINDMVRFNLLQYIVPDVKELYNWLEVDFHPLKLSGRVTKVLNWVKDQAEKEADLQQYVPHLQNNTILRLLQQVAQIYQSIEFSRLATLVPFVDAFQLERSIVDAARHCDLQVRIDHTSRTLSFGSDLNYSTKEDAPVGPFLQNMPSAQIRNQLTAMSSSLAKAIQVIKPASLLQEREENSQLAIAAYLKNGRKDHQRILARRQTIEERKEKLESLNIQREKEELEQREAEMQKVRKAEEERLRQEAKEREKERIMQEHEQIKKKTVRERLEQIKKTELGAKAFKDIDIEDLEELDPDFIMAKQVEQLEKEKRELQERLKNQEKKIDYFERAKRLEEIPLIKQAYEEQRIKDMELWELQEEERISNMKVEREKALEHKNRMSRMMEDKESFLSKITDARSFIYEEKLETFQKRLVEERKKRLEERKRQRKEDRRNTYYRDKEEEEQRIHEESLKKEREERERVENEAREEEDREYQEKLRKLEEQERKQRARQQEIEERERRRDEEKKTPTEERTKDWGGEKEEGWRRRGEGGDSEWRRAVPDRERTQEGEDEESEDKRVEAPRRVLDERAPRREEDRPVRRGFDEDRPARRGFDDDRPVRRGFDEDRPARRAFDEDRPARRAFDDDRPVRRGFDEDRPVRRVFDDDRPARRGFDDDRGARRGFDDDRGPRRGMEDSRAPRRGADDDWGPRRGGGGDEDGAGRRGMDEGPRRGGEDPKAWKPLGRAAAGGWREREKAREDSWGPPRDDAQGDGEEAVEEESSKDRPPPQREESVWRRPGSEEGGGGGGGGGWRESRKEDTGRVERVERVERVERVERVERVERVDREDRRDRDRQDDREQRAPASSQDEGSSWRRGGEEKKEERDRPTEDPEQEPGDADKEIPRRIKNETDDDGWTTVRR